GGAATTGTTGCTTCGCGTTGCGCTTGTGCCGTGGCGAGGTCGATGCCTTGCGCTTTCATCACGCCTTCATCAAGGCTGGCCGCGCGGTCCGTCGCGTGGATACCCGGCAGCAGGTTATTGATCGTGACACCGTGTTCGGCGACCTGCCGTGATGTGCCAGCGACAAAGCCGGTCAGACCCGCACGCGCTGTGTTGGATAAGCCGAGCTGCGGAATCGGCGATTTGACGGAAACCGAGGTGATGTTGACGATCCGTCCCCACCCCTTTGCGATCATGCCCGGCAAGGCCGCCTGCATCAGTGCGATCGGCGTCAGCATGTTCGCGTCGGCGGCTGCAATGAAATCATCGCGGTTCCAATCGGACCATAAGCCCGGAGGTGGGCCACCTGCGTTTGTGACCAGAATGTCGATGTCGCCTGCGGCTTCCAGAACGGCGGCGCGGCCTTCTTCGGTTGTGACGTCCGCGGCGACGGTCACGACGTCAACACCATGTTCCGACCGGATCGCGTCAGCCGTTGCTTCCAGAGCCTCAGCGCCACGCGCGTTCATCACAAGGTTCACCCCTGCGGCGGCGAGCGCTTCTGCGCAGCCACGCCCCAAGCCCTTTGACGATGCGCATACCAATGCACGTTTCCCAGAA
The Rhodobacteraceae bacterium S2214 genome window above contains:
- a CDS encoding SDR family oxidoreductase, giving the protein MELGISGKRALVCASSKGLGRGCAEALAAAGVNLVMNARGAEALEATADAIRSEHGVDVVTVAADVTTEEGRAAVLEAAGDIDILVTNAGGPPPGLWSDWNRDDFIAAADANMLTPIALMQAALPGMIAKGWGRIVNITSVSVKSPIPQLGLSNTARAGLTGFVAGTSRQVAEHGVTINNLLPGIHATDRAASLDEGVMKAQGIDLATAQAQREATIPARRYGTSAEFGATCAFMCSQHAGFMVGQNILLDGGAVNATL